One region of Deinococcus budaensis genomic DNA includes:
- a CDS encoding leucine-rich repeat domain-containing protein, with product MPTPDVFPPSHQHPTGARGPALLAALEQDAERLPNELNLNGCGLSEWPGSLRRCTHARTLSVYDNALTTVPDWLWSWTGLRTLNLSANRLTYLSPGVGNLTGLEMLDLGHNGLEALPDAFAGMAELRFLYLSNNRLTALPESLRHLRSLAYLNVTDNALEQLPGWLGELGRQVEFRAYNNALTALPASLGQLSELRELHVMNNRLTRLPPELGRCTRLGKLMAQGNRLTALPDEIGRLTALGELDLRFNGLTELPASLAELESLRVLDLRANRLTTLPPELAALPRLEKLDLRWNRLSTLPPAFAELEARGCLIYA from the coding sequence ATGCCCACCCCGGATGTCTTCCCGCCGAGCCACCAGCACCCCACTGGCGCACGCGGTCCCGCACTGCTGGCAGCGCTCGAACAGGACGCGGAGCGGCTGCCCAACGAACTGAATCTGAACGGCTGCGGCCTGTCGGAGTGGCCCGGGAGCCTGCGCCGCTGCACCCACGCGCGGACGCTTAGTGTCTACGACAACGCATTGACCACCGTCCCGGACTGGCTATGGAGCTGGACCGGGCTGCGGACCCTGAACCTCTCGGCCAACCGGCTAACGTACCTCTCGCCAGGAGTGGGCAACCTGACCGGGCTGGAGATGCTCGACCTCGGGCACAACGGGCTGGAGGCGCTCCCGGACGCTTTCGCCGGGATGGCCGAACTGCGCTTTCTGTACCTCAGCAACAACCGGCTGACGGCCCTGCCGGAGTCTCTGCGGCACCTGCGGTCCCTGGCGTACCTCAACGTCACCGACAACGCGCTGGAGCAGCTTCCCGGGTGGCTGGGCGAACTTGGCAGGCAGGTCGAGTTCCGCGCCTACAACAACGCGCTCACGGCGCTGCCCGCCAGTCTGGGCCAGTTGTCCGAGCTGCGCGAACTGCATGTCATGAACAACCGCCTGACCCGCCTGCCGCCCGAGCTGGGGCGCTGCACCCGGCTGGGCAAGCTGATGGCCCAGGGCAACCGCCTCACGGCGCTTCCGGACGAGATCGGGCGGCTGACCGCATTGGGCGAACTCGACCTGCGTTTCAACGGGCTGACGGAGCTGCCCGCCTCGCTTGCGGAACTGGAGAGCTTGCGCGTTCTGGACCTGCGGGCGAACCGCCTGACGACCCTGCCGCCGGAACTCGCCGCGCTGCCCCGGCTGGAAAAGCTCGACCTGCGTTGGAACCGGCTGAGCACCCTGCCTCCGGCCTTTGCCGAGCTGGAGGCGCGGGGGTGCCTGATCTACGCCTGA
- a CDS encoding heme exporter protein CcmB, producing MKSALHVAAKDLRVAGRTRDTLLATAFFAGLVLLVLGLALGGDTSGRTPAQTAGVAAGAVWTALALAAAVGAQRAFAQEQEAGALEQLTLYPGPHGALYLGKLLGVLGPLCLVAAFTLPAGLVLFGAAGAGRAVPWPALTLLSALGVVGFAAGTTFYGSITVSLRAREALLPALAFPILVPVVIATVKGTSLLLTAGWTPEVTTWVVFLAAFDLGTVILATLLFPFAVEG from the coding sequence ATGAAGTCCGCCCTCCACGTCGCCGCCAAGGACCTGCGGGTGGCCGGGCGCACGCGCGACACGCTGCTGGCGACCGCCTTTTTCGCGGGGCTGGTGCTGCTGGTGCTGGGGCTGGCGCTGGGGGGGGACACCTCGGGGCGGACCCCGGCGCAGACGGCGGGAGTGGCGGCGGGCGCGGTGTGGACGGCGCTGGCTCTGGCGGCGGCGGTGGGCGCCCAGCGGGCTTTCGCGCAGGAGCAGGAGGCGGGAGCGCTGGAGCAGCTGACCCTCTACCCGGGGCCGCACGGGGCGCTGTACCTGGGCAAGCTGCTGGGGGTGCTGGGGCCGCTTTGCCTGGTCGCCGCCTTCACGCTGCCGGCGGGGCTGGTCCTCTTCGGCGCGGCGGGCGCGGGGCGGGCGGTGCCGTGGCCCGCGCTGACGCTGCTCTCGGCGCTGGGGGTGGTGGGCTTCGCGGCGGGGACGACGTTTTACGGCTCGATCACGGTCAGCCTGCGGGCGCGCGAGGCGCTGCTCCCGGCGCTGGCCTTTCCGATCCTGGTGCCGGTCGTGATCGCCACCGTCAAGGGCACCAGCCTGCTGCTGACCGCTGGCTGGACCCCCGAGGTCACGACCTGGGTGGTCTTTCTGGCCGCCTTCGACCTGGGGACGGTCATTCTGGCGACGCTGCTGTTTCCTTTCGCGGTGGAGGGCTAG
- a CDS encoding ABC transporter ATP-binding protein codes for MQLRDVWLRLGREVILRGVTLDVPAGGGVTLLGENGAGKTTLLRLIASGLRPTRGEGRVLGFDLRDSRAVRDLVHLMPVDAGLYPDLTGTENLDFALKMHGQRGDAAGALRRVGLERAAGRRVRFLSAGMRKRLALARAHLLARPLTLVDEPFANLDGAGRTLVLELLGDLAGRGVTLVIAAHEPHLARQVAPRALRVAGGKVEEA; via the coding sequence CTGCAACTCCGCGACGTGTGGCTGCGCCTGGGCCGCGAGGTCATCTTGCGCGGCGTGACGCTGGACGTGCCCGCCGGAGGGGGCGTCACGCTGCTGGGCGAGAACGGGGCGGGCAAGACCACGCTGCTGCGCCTGATCGCGTCGGGCTTGCGGCCCACCCGGGGGGAAGGCCGGGTGCTGGGCTTCGACCTGCGCGACTCGCGGGCGGTGCGCGACCTCGTTCACCTGATGCCGGTGGACGCGGGGCTGTATCCCGACCTGACCGGAACGGAAAACCTGGACTTTGCCCTGAAGATGCACGGGCAGCGTGGAGACGCCGCCGGGGCGCTGCGGCGGGTCGGGCTGGAGCGGGCGGCGGGGCGGCGGGTGCGGTTCCTGTCGGCGGGGATGCGCAAAAGGCTGGCGCTGGCGCGGGCGCACCTGCTCGCCCGGCCCCTCACGCTGGTGGACGAGCCGTTCGCCAACCTCGACGGCGCGGGGCGCACGCTGGTGCTGGAGCTGCTGGGCGACCTCGCCGGGCGCGGGGTGACGCTAGTGATCGCCGCCCACGAACCGCACCTCGCGCGGCAGGTGGCGCCCCGGGCGCTGCGGGTGGCGGGCGGGAAAGTGGAGGAGGCGTGA
- a CDS encoding cytochrome c biogenesis CcdA family protein: MFVSPGAPSVTVAFLAGLLSFLSPCVLPLVPSYLGVIGGARAPLVRALGFILGFGLVFIALGATASSLGALLAPYKFVLGQVAAALIVFFGLVMLGVIRLPFLMRDTRALADAGGYGPVALGAAFAFGWSPCLGPALGSILGLAASSASLGTGVGLLTAYTLGLALPFLLAALLWNRLNLRRLNRYAPLFEKVGGAVLVVVGVLMLTGQFTRLATFFYEVMPAWLTL, translated from the coding sequence ATGTTCGTCTCCCCCGGCGCCCCGTCCGTCACGGTGGCCTTTCTGGCGGGCCTGCTCTCGTTTCTGAGTCCGTGCGTGCTGCCGCTGGTGCCCAGTTACCTGGGCGTGATCGGGGGGGCGCGGGCGCCGCTGGTGCGGGCCTTGGGCTTCATCCTGGGGTTCGGGCTGGTGTTTATCGCGCTGGGGGCGACCGCGAGCAGCCTGGGCGCGCTGCTGGCGCCCTACAAGTTCGTGTTGGGGCAGGTGGCGGCGGCGCTGATCGTCTTTTTCGGGCTGGTGATGCTGGGGGTGATCCGGCTGCCCTTCCTGATGCGCGACACGCGGGCGCTGGCCGACGCCGGGGGGTACGGCCCGGTCGCGCTGGGCGCCGCCTTCGCCTTTGGCTGGAGTCCCTGCCTCGGCCCGGCGCTGGGCAGCATCCTGGGGCTGGCGGCCAGCAGCGCGAGCCTGGGCACCGGCGTGGGCCTCCTGACCGCCTACACGCTGGGGCTGGCGCTCCCCTTCTTGCTGGCCGCGCTGCTGTGGAACCGGCTGAACCTGCGCCGGCTCAACCGCTATGCCCCTCTGTTCGAGAAGGTCGGCGGCGCGGTGCTGGTCGTCGTCGGCGTGCTGATGCTGACCGGGCAGTTCACGCGGCTGGCGACCTTTTTCTATGAGGTGATGCCGGCGTGGCTGACGCTGTAG
- a CDS encoding tetratricopeptide repeat protein — protein sequence MPIRTPDQRLRVFVSSTLQELAEERRAARSAIERLHLSPVLFELGARPHPPRELYRAYLAQSDVFVGIYWERYGWVAPGETVSGLEDEYRLSGTRPKLIYVKTPAAQREARLAGLIEQIQRDDQASYRPFAGAEELRELLENDLALLLTERFDLARAGAGPQPQDAPPEVPPPPAPLPQPLTSLVGREAQLQRIGALLARPGVRLVTLLGPGGIGKTRLALEVARRALAEGRYAGGVRFVGLANVREREGFAAALAHALRLPERADRPALDSVQDALRGQRLLLLLDNFEQMQGAAPDVAGLLAGLPDLQILVTSRAALRLSAEQEWPVPPLELPQGDGEQDAQGSEAVALFVERARAVRPDFEITRQNLPALLAIVRRLEGIPLAIELAAARLRTSTPELLAARLARGLDWLGGGPSDVPERQRTLRATLDWSYQLLSLPEQALLRRLGVFVGGASPEAVEGVCGEACREVGGTGDALDALERLVDHSLARQEEREDEVRFSLLQSVREYALAGLAAHGEEEAARAAHAAAFLKFTEATVPLLFGPEQLAALHRLDRDAGNVRAALHWLQAHDLEAAQRLTACLRWYWDARGLFSEGRQESAAVLGGAGTPPLVRAGALLASGMMAWRQGDYAGALPQLEEALGLARSSGDRRLVAASLQLLGNLAAHQGRSGDARAAHKEALALRRELGDPRGVADSLFSLGNVALLRGELAEARPLYQQSLTGFQEVGDRASAGFALMNLGVVARFEGNFALARTLTGDALEVARTLGDRLRVANALQSLGLIAADEGDNAEAGHFLEEALALYRACGHRYKAAFVLSELATALRRSGELGRARTLYEEGLRAHRELGDGPGLAFALVGLAQLEREEGRLDRAGDLLREGVPLALDRADGTTAARALEALAALRVAQGWPERGARLFGAAETLRETAGIPLPPAAQQLRARETAAARQALGGARFAVLFAEGCALTPAQVLAEESLTPAASSESASGSRPAQAEHTPA from the coding sequence ATGCCTATCCGCACGCCGGACCAGCGGCTGCGGGTGTTCGTGAGTTCGACCTTGCAGGAACTCGCCGAGGAGCGCCGGGCCGCCCGCAGCGCCATCGAGCGGCTGCACCTGTCCCCGGTGCTGTTCGAACTCGGCGCCCGGCCGCATCCGCCGCGCGAACTGTACCGGGCCTACCTGGCGCAGTCGGACGTCTTCGTGGGCATCTACTGGGAGCGCTACGGCTGGGTCGCGCCCGGCGAGACGGTGTCGGGCCTGGAGGACGAATACCGTCTGAGCGGGACCCGCCCCAAGTTGATCTACGTCAAGACCCCGGCGGCCCAGCGCGAGGCGCGGCTCGCGGGGCTGATCGAGCAGATTCAGCGCGACGATCAGGCGAGCTACCGGCCTTTTGCGGGCGCCGAGGAGCTGCGCGAGCTGCTGGAAAACGACCTCGCGCTGCTGCTCACCGAGCGCTTTGACCTCGCGCGGGCCGGGGCCGGGCCGCAGCCGCAGGACGCGCCCCCGGAGGTCCCGCCGCCGCCCGCGCCGCTGCCCCAGCCGCTCACGTCGCTGGTGGGCCGCGAGGCGCAGCTCCAGCGGATCGGCGCCCTGCTGGCCCGGCCGGGGGTGCGGCTGGTGACGCTGCTGGGTCCCGGCGGCATCGGCAAGACCCGGCTGGCGCTGGAGGTCGCGCGCCGGGCGCTGGCCGAGGGCCGCTACGCAGGCGGGGTGCGCTTCGTGGGGCTGGCGAACGTGCGCGAGCGCGAGGGCTTCGCGGCGGCGCTGGCCCACGCCCTGCGCCTGCCCGAGCGCGCGGACCGTCCGGCGCTGGACAGCGTGCAAGACGCCCTGCGCGGGCAGCGGCTGCTGCTGCTGCTGGACAACTTCGAGCAGATGCAGGGCGCGGCGCCCGATGTGGCGGGGCTGCTCGCGGGCCTCCCGGACCTCCAGATTCTGGTGACCAGCCGCGCGGCCCTGCGCCTCAGCGCCGAGCAGGAGTGGCCGGTGCCCCCGCTGGAGCTGCCGCAGGGCGACGGCGAGCAGGACGCGCAAGGCAGCGAGGCCGTGGCCCTGTTTGTGGAACGCGCCCGCGCCGTGCGGCCCGACTTCGAGATCACGCGGCAGAATCTGCCCGCGCTGCTGGCGATCGTGCGGCGGCTGGAGGGGATTCCGCTCGCCATCGAACTTGCCGCCGCCCGGCTGCGGACCAGCACGCCCGAGCTGCTGGCCGCGCGGTTGGCCCGCGGCCTGGACTGGCTGGGCGGCGGCCCGAGCGACGTGCCCGAACGCCAGCGGACGCTGCGGGCGACCCTCGACTGGAGCTACCAGCTGCTCAGCCTGCCCGAGCAGGCGCTGCTGCGCCGCCTGGGCGTGTTCGTGGGCGGCGCCTCTCCGGAGGCGGTGGAGGGCGTGTGCGGCGAGGCCTGCCGCGAGGTGGGCGGCACCGGAGACGCCCTGGACGCGCTCGAACGCCTGGTGGATCACAGCCTGGCGCGCCAGGAGGAGCGGGAGGACGAGGTCCGGTTCAGCCTGCTTCAGTCGGTGCGCGAGTACGCGCTGGCGGGGCTGGCGGCCCACGGCGAGGAGGAGGCCGCGCGCGCCGCCCACGCCGCCGCCTTTCTGAAGTTCACCGAGGCGACCGTCCCGCTGCTGTTCGGCCCCGAGCAGCTCGCGGCCCTGCACCGCCTCGACCGCGACGCGGGCAACGTGCGCGCCGCGCTGCACTGGCTTCAGGCCCACGACCTGGAAGCGGCCCAGCGGTTGACCGCCTGCCTGCGCTGGTACTGGGACGCGCGCGGCCTCTTCAGCGAAGGGCGCCAGGAGAGCGCGGCGGTGCTGGGGGGCGCCGGGACCCCGCCGCTGGTCCGGGCGGGCGCCCTGCTGGCCTCGGGAATGATGGCCTGGCGCCAGGGGGATTACGCGGGCGCCCTGCCGCAGCTGGAAGAGGCGCTGGGGCTGGCCCGCTCCTCGGGGGACCGGCGGCTGGTCGCGGCCAGCCTCCAGCTGCTCGGGAACCTCGCCGCGCACCAGGGCCGCTCTGGAGACGCCCGCGCCGCGCACAAAGAAGCGCTGGCGCTGCGCCGCGAGCTGGGCGACCCGCGCGGCGTGGCCGACTCGCTGTTCTCGCTGGGCAACGTCGCGCTGCTGCGCGGCGAGCTGGCCGAGGCCCGCCCGCTCTACCAGCAGAGCCTGACCGGCTTTCAGGAGGTGGGCGACCGCGCCAGCGCGGGCTTCGCGCTGATGAACCTGGGGGTCGTCGCGCGCTTCGAGGGCAACTTCGCGCTGGCCCGCACCCTGACCGGGGACGCGCTGGAGGTGGCGCGCACCCTGGGTGACCGGTTGCGGGTCGCCAACGCGCTCCAGAGCCTGGGCCTCATCGCCGCCGACGAGGGCGACAACGCGGAGGCGGGGCACTTTCTGGAAGAGGCGCTCGCCCTGTACCGCGCGTGCGGGCACCGCTACAAGGCGGCGTTCGTGCTCAGCGAACTCGCCACCGCCCTGCGCCGTTCGGGCGAGCTGGGCCGCGCCCGCACCCTCTACGAGGAGGGCCTGCGTGCCCACCGCGAGCTGGGCGACGGTCCCGGACTCGCCTTTGCGCTGGTCGGGCTGGCCCAGCTGGAGCGCGAGGAGGGGCGCCTCGACCGCGCGGGGGACCTGCTGCGTGAGGGCGTGCCGCTGGCCCTCGACCGCGCCGACGGCACCACGGCGGCCCGCGCCCTGGAAGCGCTGGCGGCCCTGCGCGTCGCCCAGGGCTGGCCCGAGCGCGGCGCGCGGCTGTTCGGCGCGGCCGAGACCCTGCGCGAGACGGCGGGCATCCCGCTGCCGCCCGCCGCCCAGCAGCTGCGCGCCCGCGAGACGGCGGCGGCCCGTCAGGCGCTGGGGGGCGCCCGCTTCGCCGTCCTGTTTGCCGAGGGCTGCGCGCTGACGCCCGCGCAGGTGCTGGCGGAAGAAAGCCTGACCCCCGCCGCGTCCAGCGAGTCTGCCTCGGGGTCGCGTCCCGCCCAGGCCGAGCACACGCCCGCGTGA
- a CDS encoding restriction endonuclease: MPLPDYQAFMRPLLLALSDGQVWKMRDLYVRLAAEFGLDEAELAEMLPSGRQPTYMNRIGWAKTYLLKAGAVQSPQRGTVEITPRGRDLLTASPGGVTTKQLFAFPEFARFQGTAHLEPAQAGEETRAPAQQALPFLSPEEQFSTLYAELTASLADELLAQVQQLTPAQFERLVVEVLVALGYGGNVRDAGQALGRSGDNGIDGVIKQDPLGLDRIYLQAKRWQNTVHSPEIRTFSGSLTYHKASKGVFITTSGFSDGARNTASHIGSIILIDGPQLARLMIDSGVGVLTRETYRIHRVDSEFFEEL; encoded by the coding sequence GTGCCCCTCCCCGATTACCAGGCGTTCATGCGCCCCCTGCTCCTCGCGCTGAGTGATGGCCAGGTCTGGAAGATGCGCGACCTCTACGTCCGCCTGGCCGCCGAGTTCGGTCTCGACGAGGCGGAGCTGGCCGAGATGCTGCCCAGCGGTCGCCAGCCGACCTACATGAACCGCATCGGCTGGGCCAAGACGTATCTGCTCAAAGCAGGCGCGGTGCAAAGTCCGCAGCGCGGGACGGTCGAAATTACCCCGCGCGGCCGCGACCTGCTGACGGCCTCTCCAGGAGGCGTCACCACCAAGCAGCTCTTCGCCTTTCCCGAGTTTGCCCGCTTTCAGGGCACAGCACACTTGGAGCCGGCACAAGCCGGGGAGGAAACCCGGGCGCCCGCACAGCAAGCTCTGCCGTTCCTCTCTCCCGAAGAACAGTTCTCCACTCTCTATGCCGAACTCACGGCCAGCCTTGCGGACGAGCTGCTCGCGCAGGTTCAGCAGCTCACGCCCGCTCAGTTCGAGCGGTTGGTGGTGGAGGTACTGGTGGCGCTGGGCTACGGCGGCAACGTGCGCGACGCGGGACAGGCGTTGGGCCGCAGCGGTGACAACGGCATCGACGGCGTCATCAAGCAGGACCCGTTGGGCCTCGACCGCATCTACCTTCAGGCCAAACGCTGGCAGAACACCGTCCACAGCCCGGAAATTCGCACCTTTTCCGGCAGCCTGACCTATCACAAGGCCAGCAAGGGCGTCTTTATCACCACGTCGGGGTTCAGTGACGGCGCGAGAAACACGGCTTCCCACATCGGCAGCATCATCCTGATCGACGGCCCGCAGCTCGCCCGGCTGATGATCGACTCCGGCGTGGGGGTGCTGACCCGCGAGACCTACCGCATCCACCGCGTGGACAGCGAGTTTTTCGAGGAACTGTAA
- the ilvD gene encoding dihydroxy-acid dehydratase, producing the protein MTDTRTGRRANWNSHHVTQGDERAPNRAMLRAVGFGDGDFDKAIIGVAHAQSTITPCNNGLGELADHITDAIRRGGAMPQVYGTITVSDGISMGTEGMKCSLVSREVIADSIETVSRGQSHDGVIVVGGCDKNMPGAMIGIARLNIPAIFVYGGTIKPGHYDGKDLTIVSVFEAVGAFGAGKISREDFQEIERRACPGNGSCGGMYTANTMSSAFEAMGMSLPYSSTMSAVDAEKATSSADSARALLHLIEQDIRPLDILTKEAFENAITVVMAVGGSTNAVLHLLAIAHTCDVPLDLADFERLRERTPVFCDLKPSGRYVATDLHEVGGIPRVMKMLLAAGLLHGGCLTVTGKTVAENLADEPEEPDAGQDVIRPFTQPLYGQGHLAILRGNLAPEGSVAKISGLKSIKITGPARVFDSEEECMGAIMADRIRAGDVLVIRYEGPRGGPGMREMLSPTSAIIGKGLGDSVGLITDGRFSGGTYGLVVGHVAPEAYVGGPIALVQEGDTIELNAETCELTLHVEEAELERRRAAWTPPEPRYRRGVLAKYARVVSSAARGAVTD; encoded by the coding sequence ATGACCGACACCCGCACCGGGCGCAGGGCCAACTGGAACAGCCACCACGTCACCCAGGGCGACGAGCGGGCGCCCAACCGCGCGATGCTGCGGGCGGTGGGCTTCGGGGACGGCGACTTTGACAAGGCGATCATCGGCGTGGCGCACGCGCAGAGCACCATCACCCCCTGCAACAACGGGCTGGGCGAGCTGGCGGACCACATCACGGACGCGATCCGCCGGGGCGGAGCGATGCCGCAGGTGTACGGGACGATCACGGTGTCCGACGGCATCAGCATGGGCACCGAGGGCATGAAGTGTTCGCTCGTCAGCCGCGAGGTGATTGCCGACTCCATCGAGACCGTCAGCCGGGGCCAGAGCCACGACGGCGTGATCGTGGTGGGCGGCTGCGACAAGAACATGCCCGGCGCGATGATCGGGATCGCCCGGCTGAACATCCCGGCCATCTTCGTGTACGGCGGCACCATCAAACCCGGCCACTACGACGGGAAAGACCTCACCATCGTCAGCGTGTTCGAGGCGGTGGGGGCCTTCGGGGCGGGCAAGATCAGCCGCGAGGACTTTCAGGAGATCGAGCGCCGCGCCTGCCCCGGCAACGGCTCGTGCGGCGGCATGTACACCGCCAACACCATGAGCAGTGCGTTCGAGGCGATGGGGATGAGCCTGCCGTACTCCTCGACCATGAGCGCGGTGGACGCCGAAAAGGCCACCTCCAGCGCCGACAGCGCCCGCGCCCTGCTGCACCTGATCGAGCAGGACATCCGTCCGCTGGACATCCTGACGAAAGAAGCCTTCGAGAACGCCATCACGGTGGTCATGGCGGTCGGCGGCTCGACGAACGCGGTGCTGCATCTGCTGGCGATCGCCCACACCTGTGATGTGCCGCTCGACCTGGCCGATTTCGAGCGCCTCCGCGAGCGCACGCCGGTCTTCTGCGACCTCAAGCCCAGCGGGCGCTACGTCGCCACCGACCTGCACGAGGTGGGCGGCATCCCGCGCGTGATGAAGATGCTGCTCGCGGCGGGCCTGCTGCATGGGGGCTGCCTGACGGTGACCGGCAAAACCGTGGCCGAGAACCTCGCGGACGAGCCGGAGGAGCCGGACGCGGGCCAGGACGTGATCCGGCCCTTCACGCAGCCGCTGTACGGCCAGGGTCACCTCGCCATCTTGCGCGGCAACCTCGCGCCGGAGGGGTCGGTCGCCAAGATCAGCGGCCTGAAGTCCATCAAGATCACCGGCCCCGCCCGCGTCTTCGACTCGGAGGAGGAGTGCATGGGGGCGATCATGGCAGACCGCATTCGCGCCGGGGACGTGCTGGTGATCCGCTACGAGGGGCCGAGGGGCGGCCCGGGCATGAGGGAAATGCTCTCGCCGACGAGCGCGATTATCGGCAAGGGCTTGGGCGACAGCGTAGGCCTAATCACCGACGGGCGTTTCAGCGGCGGCACCTACGGGCTGGTCGTGGGCCACGTGGCGCCCGAGGCCTACGTCGGCGGCCCCATCGCGCTGGTGCAGGAGGGCGATACCATCGAGCTGAACGCCGAGACCTGCGAACTGACCCTGCACGTGGAGGAAGCCGAGCTGGAGCGCCGCCGGGCCGCCTGGACCCCGCCCGAGCCGAGGTACCGGCGGGGCGTGCTGGCGAAATACGCGCGGGTGGTAAGCAGCGCGGCGCGCGGCGCGGTGACGGACTGA
- a CDS encoding intradiol ring-cleavage dioxygenase, protein MNLHPAHPDDDNDDETIGTLLSRRHALRLLGLGGGVAALAAGGVLAQRGGTSAGTGGAASLPGCVVRPAMTEGPYFVDEGLRRGDIRKDTTTGKVSAGVPLVLEFVTSRVAVNACQPRANVLVDVWHCDALGVYSDVAGNTGDFLRGAQVTDARGKATFTTVYPGWYPGRAVHIHFKLRPLNAAGQATGEFTSQLFFPEAVTDRVHARAPYSSKGRRNTLNAQDGLYRNGGNQLLLNLTGSPERGYRATFDVGLNIG, encoded by the coding sequence ATGAACCTGCACCCCGCGCACCCCGACGACGACAACGACGACGAGACCATCGGCACCCTGCTCAGCCGCCGCCACGCCCTGCGCCTGCTGGGCCTGGGCGGCGGGGTGGCGGCCCTGGCCGCAGGCGGGGTCCTGGCCCAGCGCGGCGGCACCAGCGCGGGCACGGGCGGCGCGGCCAGCCTGCCCGGCTGCGTGGTGCGGCCCGCGATGACCGAGGGACCCTACTTCGTGGACGAGGGGCTGCGCCGGGGCGACATCCGCAAGGACACGACCACCGGCAAGGTCAGCGCGGGTGTGCCGCTGGTGCTGGAGTTCGTGACCTCGCGGGTGGCCGTGAACGCCTGCCAGCCGCGCGCCAACGTGCTGGTGGACGTGTGGCACTGTGACGCGCTGGGCGTGTACTCGGACGTGGCGGGCAACACGGGCGACTTTCTGCGCGGGGCGCAGGTCACGGACGCGCGGGGCAAGGCGACCTTCACGACTGTCTATCCGGGGTGGTATCCGGGCCGCGCGGTGCATATCCACTTCAAGCTGCGGCCGCTGAACGCCGCCGGGCAGGCAACCGGCGAGTTCACCTCGCAGCTCTTTTTCCCGGAGGCCGTCACCGACCGGGTCCACGCCCGCGCGCCCTACAGCAGCAAGGGCAGGCGCAACACCCTCAACGCGCAAGACGGCCTCTACCGCAACGGCGGCAATCAACTGCTGCTGAACCTCACCGGCAGCCCGGAGCGGGGCTACCGGGCGACCTTCGACGTGGGGCTGAATATCGGGTGA